agacgatgATAGCTAATATCGATAGAGTATATtagattgaaagaaaattcgaaaaatcaaagatcgagtggttccttctttctcttacatatTGGCGTTCTCCAACGCTCTAAAGAAGTCCGGACGCGAAACTGGTTTTCATCTTTGGAGATGTTGAAAATGCTGAGAGCATTCATTGAAAAAACAATCAAGAATCGATGCAGGTTGGTTACCATGAAAGTTGTCGTTACGTGGTTATCGgcttcattatttctttatctgttcatttgaaatattatatctcaAATCTCTCAAGAAATTTCGCTTATGTAGAAAATCAAGAAATGATATTGAAGGTCCCCGTCGcatgaaagacaaaaaaaaacatagaaaaaagaaaagcaaaaaaaaagaagagaaaaaaaccacaagaatattgaatttatcgtGCATGTATGTACAATGAATTATAACCGACATAAAAAATGGTCGTATTGAATTATCTCTCTAAGGAAACTTGATTCCCGTCTCTCGACTACATTTAATTTAGCAATAGGTTAAAATAATTGATGATGAATGATAAgtaaatttcaaatgaatataaatagaaatgaagtatattgaatattttcgttcgttctacgTTCTTCGATCGAAATGCTTCGATCTTTCATAGACGAATCGAATCATCGAGTTGTCTTAGTCGCAAGAAGTAAAACGGGTAGATGGGAATACGAAGAAAACTAGCGGAAAGATGTCCTGTTTGCGATTTGACTGTCCTTTACTCACTGGAGATCTGCAATGGTGTGCGTAAAGCTACGCTTCGTCCTTTATCTACTGTGCCCCTGtagtttctcttttctgtaGTAACACGCACCCGTTTCCCGCGCAACAAAGGTGGTAAGTTTTTCGCGCAGGCGCGATAGAATACCGCGcgaatatacgtacatacatagtgCGTAgataaaagacagagagaaagagataaaagaagcgAGAACACACCTGAgaatagtggtagtagtataTTCTTCCAAGACGatgatcttctttttatatgttttcttcttctacgttttcctcttctctctttccttctttttttcttcttctcgtttacCGTAAAAACACGAGTAGGACACTTGAAAGATCGCGCGCGAAttttagaataaaaaggaaataaaaaggagaggaaTATAGTAGCGGCAATAACGCCGATGAGAACATAACGACGAACACATTATCGTCTTCCGTTTTAACGGATAACAACACGCGAATATAAAGGACGCAAAATCAAAGgtatttgaaattgaatgaaaatttgacggcgacgaccacgacgacgacgacaacgacaacgacaacgacaacgacgatgttgatgacgatgatgatcgCGATAACCACGATCACGATGATCGTGAAAGGACGTCGTGCTACGGGACACTGTGCATCGAGCCATGCGATGCCGTCGTTCGTTGGGAGCctccgagagagagaaaacgtgtCGCCTCCGCCGTGTCCACGCGGTGGGGACCGCGTATCTTGCCGGTAACCTGCGTCCGTCcgtctctctgtgtctctccGCGTATCCACATAGCATAGCCATGTATGGAACACGAGacgacgttctctctctcggcCCTTACGCCCACTTGAGATCACCGTTGCTGCTCACACGCCTCGCGCCTACCTTCCTTCCCTCCCACCCTTTTCCCCTTCGCATATCCTATCTCTCTCGTCAACCCACCTTCCTTTACCTTACCTTCCCCTACCCACCCTTTCCTTGCCTGACCCTGCCTCTACTTGCTGTCCGATGCATGAACAGGTATCGTCTCACAGGTTGACAACGTTGATCGACCTGCGAATAATCGTGACATTCATATTTTCAACAGATTCTAtagattctaaaaaaaaaaaacaagaaaaaagaaagaaaaagaaagaggagttTCATTATCATCCTCTTATATCATCCTACgaacaaataatatactttACGATCTATTAGAatcaaacattattattttgtcgcgAACAAcattatagataattaaattcgtttttgAATATAATCATTCGATTTTGTAAGATTTATGCAAAGACGTTTCCATATtcgaattcatttttttctgaaatatttaaatttctgtCAGAATGAACATTATTCccgtctaaaaaaaaaaaaaaaaattaaaaaaaattaaaaaaaacggAGTTGCGCGAAAAAAAGCGCGGCATATTTAGAAATCTTTACTCCGAAATAAATGGCCTTTTTTTTGGATATTCATATAaagtcttttttcttgtttttaatgagttttttttccttatatatgCATTCGtacagataaaagaaataaggtaAGAGAGGAATCAATTTGAAGGTCTTCGAGATCCTCGTGAAATGCTTTTTGATATTGGAAATCGGTGCGTTCCGTTACGAAATCACGTAAAACCGGGCCTCTACGCCTACGCGAGTAGAACTAACATAGCTATAGTAAAAGAAAGTTCGACTTCTTTAACAAGTCAAAGGTGTTTATTATACAACGAGAAAAAACTACCtaaaactttaatattaactatcaatgtttttttttttattatcaatatataattacattttataggtaaaaaacaattataattgaaaaaatattagtattgattttacattattaataaagcaTAAAAACTTAtgtaaattatcatttttatatttacgttgattacattttatattacgtTGCGTAGACGAATTATTAAATACGTATATTCCatacttacaataatatttattcaatacacataattttatgaatgaaatttttgacttatttaaaaaaaaaaaaaaaatgtaacttTCATTATTCACATTTAACCTTCCTATGAGGTATTACTTACACGTTCGCAGAACACGTGGGAGTAAAACCAACGCAATATTGTTGCAGTTATTCTTACCTTTCATGCTCCAACAGTTTCACTATCGCTTTGAAAGTACCTCGGATGTTTCATAGTCCTTtcgttgaataatattttgtttttcgatattcttcgttatttttttgtttttttgtttatagtaaatttatagatatgaaatttttattcgggtcttatatgatataattttaaaattatgatataaaactatttataaaattatatatataaaatttattagattaatGCATTACTTattagattaatatttattatcatgaaattgaatgttaataatacttaaaacAATAGgagaaatattgataattaaataatataaaactttttgaTTGCACATTCTCGATAATTCTAATCATAGttatcgataatgattatttcttAAGAACTCAACGGAAACTCGAATGATTCTATGGGAAGCCAGTTGTTCACACGCTACTGTACAAAGAACTGCAAGTGCATCAACAAAAACCTGCATAGTCCGAACCGGCTGTATCGAAGCTAGTCGATCAACCtgcttgtatgtatatatctactatAAATTCATGTACAGTTGTTATCAAATCTATTTGCACTACAGaacagatagaaagaatattatttatgtttttacctgatggtatatatatatatatatatataatttcttattacacatcaaatattaaaaattttccattaatgacatcaattaatataattacggtataattataatgcgattcatttacaatataaattttatatcacgTTATACATAATATCAATACAATAATTTGCACATGCAGTtacacacataaataaatatataactgtGCATTTATCCTTTGTTTATACACACGCTTGAATGCGTCTACAAAttcacatacaaatatattacaaattcaatCGTTTATATCCCTTATAagagattaattttttctttttcaattcaatAACGACATTTCTTATTTGCATCATTAACTTGTTCCATTATGTCAATATAATCTTTAATGTCAGACATGTATCTCcttaaaaatttatgatcttTTTTCACATTTGTAAACAACTCTctaatatcattttctctgtaataataaagaaaaatatataaattgatgtaaattaatttatcataaattattaaaacattataCTTTTCTATAAACTCACATTACTGTACCCAAAATACAAACGACCTTGATGTTAGATGAATTTAtcttatcaaataatttaactttcattgtaattttcaatataatgtCCATACATTTACTTCTTGATATAAACGTTatgctaaaataaaaatgaataattatttttaaattattaatgtaataataatataattattataaataaaattattaccatTCGGTATCTATTTCCATTAAATTCATATCTTCTAATTgttttaaatcaaatataaaatctaatattaaCTTCACATCTTCTgaaatatgatttaataaaGGAATAATATCCTTCTCATATTTATACAACTGAGAAATAtgttctatatttattttctcttttattaatttgtgcGCTATACTTAACAGGACATTTTCATCATCTGTCAATGATTAATatggtatatttaaaaatatatatgagatctattacttttacaataattttgtttacttACCTTCTAGACGtgaaattacattaatatctttGATCATACATGTGTTGGTATCAATATCGTTTTgggtatatattattatcaatagagATGTAGAGATAAAACCAACTACTATCATTTGTTTATCTATATTCTCAAAATATAAATCCCATATACAATCGTTactaaaataaacaaaagaacataaatatcatattttgacattttttctatctcctatttagatattaatctataataattaccTATGCATatggatttttaatttttttactatcaaagaaaatttatcttcttgaaaattattgttttttccaatattttcttCCAACACAACATGATTAACTTCTTCTCTTGAAgagttattatcataattttctgTTACATTCATGCTGCATGTTAAATCTtgattatgaaaaaatttattagttagcatttgtttaattatatatatatatatatatatatatatatatatatatatatatatatatatatatatatatatgtatgttattaaaactattaaagtttattttacCTGCCACATCAGCTGTtgggataatattattttcgtcaatatatgttttattttggttataagtaaaaattaatgttGGTGACAATACATGTGATCTACAAAGGACCTGATTGTTACTACTATGATCATTGATGTGTTCATTTATATCTATGTCTGAATTTTTcttagattttattatatacgttgCTGAATTGTTCTCaacatttttctttgctttatgTAATTGTTTATCTGATCCAATAACTTCTACTTCAGTAGAAGTATCAATTAGTCTTtcattgttaatactattttcaaaaatattttcatgaatttcattaattttatttgaaactaTGTCTGAATTGTGTTGATTATTCACTtctttattaatcataatatcatCTACTTgggtattattatcttcgtgaTAACacttgaaataattttcagaTTGTTTCACAATCtgtttattttcaatgatacatttttcaaaagattGCGTATTCATTGCTTGTGCATTAACAATATCAACTACTGAATTCATATCATTTTCTCTAGATTGTATTTCTTGCTGAACTTCATGTATTGTCTTGACAAATGAATCATCTTCTATCATGTCTGCATACACAaaagatgatattaatgaagttAAAGCTTTTACCGGTTGATTGTCGGTGCTaatattttctgtattttcaaaatcatcATTACAATATGTGGTGGAAGAAATGTATGTATCATCTGCTGCTTGATCTGcagatttattaatattgctattgctattgttaaaCTGAACATTAGTTTCTTGTACAGTTTCACTCATTGAATgattctttcttgttttctcgTATATGGAATCTAATATACAATCgtgtttttctaatttttcatttttatttgaaatttcatttattggattattacttttattttgtaGTAAACTGTAAtctctattttcatttacatgttttgttgtaatattttctattatatcattattctcatttgtatatttaaatgtgttattattttttattgtagtatcaacaattttatttgaagTAATTGTAAAAGAACTTGGATTAGAATATACAGGTGTAGTAAAGTCCATAGAATTCTCTTGAGATGACCCATGTTCAATTACATCAATCTGCTTCTCGtttgtatttaaattattttctatattttcagaagatttttctaaattagGTAATATTGGTAAATTAGCTATTGCATTAGTAATTTCCATTGacatattttgaaatatctttGTGTTAGGTGACATTATGTCTTGATTATTCCTAGGAAAATTCATTATCACATCTTTTAATTCTTGAGAATCAttctgtaaaatatttaaagatgATAGTACGTGCAAAGGTTCAGTAATTGCCATTGATtcgttttgaaatatttttgtattttctgaTGATAATCTAATTTGGTTTGACATTGTACATGCATTCATTTTTGTAACTTGGGgtaatttttctctatctatattatgtattacttGAGGTAAATTTGTTGCAGCTACAGTAAATTCCATTGAATCATCTTTTAACTCTGTCTCACTATTTATGGCAGAGCTTTGATAATTTAAAGTATTTGTAACAGTATCTGTAACATCATTAACTTTTGTTGAATGAGGCAATGAATAAATTCCTTCTGTAATATCCATTGATGCATCTAATAACTTAGTCTTGTTAACAGAATTAATCATACTTCTAAAAAATCTATTATCATCTTCTATTTgaggtatatttttattcatcaatttttgttttttattcataacTGAAGTAACCATCATTGTGTCATCCATTGAAGCATCGTGAAAAAAGACTGTTTGATCTGTAGAGTTTCTCCTACAGGTCAATGGAATAGCACATGTCATTTCCATTGGTGCATTTTGAAATATCTGAGTTTGGTGATTAATCATATTCTCATCATTCATAAGAGCACTTGCCTTTGAAAATTGTTGTTGCAAATCAAGTGGTTCTTTTGTAGATTGCAAGCATTCTGTAAACTCTAATGTTTCAGTACAAAAATATTgtgttttatttgatattgtattcatttcatttgttGAATTTGATGGAACATTagattttatgataatattagatattggtatgttttctttctcttctagtACTTGTTTACACTTAACAGGTAAAATATTGTTGGACTTCATAAAAGAAGGTATTTCTGTGACCTCCATAGATATATCTTGAATACAAGTTTTGTTCAAGTCCGAACCTTCCATGTTATTTAAACTTGATATGTTATTGTGAACATTTATACTCTTATGACCACAGATATTTATGTTGTGATttgattcaattaaaatattattccctTCATTGTTGCTTTTACTTTGATGTGCTAAAGATATTGATTTGTTTAATGGAGTTTCTTCGgtatatattgattttaaagAACCCATTGTAACTAGACACTCTGTTAACTCTAAAGAATCattcattaaatttctattttcactTACTATCATATCACTACTTGTAGaatgattgttattagtacGAGTTTCATGATTCtgattatttaaatcaatttgtCCTGTATTTTGATTTGATGATTCTTCATACGAATTGTTCCACAAGGTTCCTTGTTCTACTGAATCAGCAAACTCTctatttaaagaattataCATTACTGTGTATTTAGacatattatattgaaaacattaatagataataataattaaaaaaaaattgcatttttatttaaacataaaaaatataacttacTTTACATGATTCTTCTCTGCAAAACTAACCCGTCGTTTTAGTTTTGATGTAACTGGACTTTCTTGATTTAAGGAAACATTAGAACTTACATGTTGCAATGGTT
The genomic region above belongs to Vespa crabro chromosome 2, iyVesCrab1.2, whole genome shotgun sequence and contains:
- the LOC124421684 gene encoding metacaspase-2-like isoform X1 translates to MKCRVRPKSRKSGSGQSSILKAALRQPLQHVSSNVSLNQESPVTSKLKRRVSFAEKNHVKEFADSVEQGTLWNNSYEESSNQNTGQIDLNNQNHETRTNNNHSTSSDMIVSENRNLMNDSLELTECLVTMGSLKSIYTEETPLNKSISLAHQSKSNNEGNNILIESNHNINICGHKSINVHNNISSLNNMEGSDLNKTCIQDISMEVTEIPSFMKSNNILPVKCKQVLEEKENIPISNIIIKSNVPSNSTNEMNTISNKTQYFCTETLEFTECLQSTKEPLDLQQQFSKASALMNDENMINHQTQIFQNAPMEMTCAIPLTCRRNSTDQTVFFHDASMDDTMMVTSVMNKKQKLMNKNIPQIEDDNRFFRSMINSVNKTKLLDASMDITEGIYSLPHSTKVNDVTDTVTNTLNYQSSAINSETELKDDSMEFTVAATNLPQVIHNIDREKLPQVTKMNACTMSNQIRLSSENTKIFQNESMAITEPLHVLSSLNILQNDSQELKDVIMNFPRNNQDIMSPNTKIFQNMSMEITNAIANLPILPNLEKSSENIENNLNTNEKQIDVIEHGSSQENSMDFTTPVYSNPSSFTITSNKIVDTTIKNNNTFKYTNENNDIIENITTKHVNENRDYSLLQNKSNNPINEISNKNEKLEKHDCILDSIYEKTRKNHSMSETVQETNVQFNNSNSNINKSADQAADDTYISSTTYCNDDFENTENISTDNQPVKALTSLISSFVYADMIEDDSFVKTIHEVQQEIQSRENDMNSVVDIVNAQAMNTQSFEKCIIENKQIVKQSENYFKCYHEDNNTQVDDIMINKEVNNQHNSDIVSNKINEIHENIFENSINNERLIDTSTEVEVIGSDKQLHKAKKNVENNSATYIIKSKKNSDIDINEHINDHSSNNQVLCRSHVLSPTLIFTYNQNKTYIDENNIIPTADVADLTCSMNVTENYDNNSSREEVNHVVLEENIGKNNNFQEDKFSLIVKKLKIHMHSNDCIWDLYFENIDKQMIVVGFISTSLLIIIYTQNDIDTNTCMIKDINVISRLEDDENVLLSIAHKLIKEKINIEHISQLYKYEKDIIPLLNHISEDVKLILDFIFDLKQLEDMNLMEIDTECITFISRSKCMDIILKITMKVKLFDKINSSNIKVVCILGTVIENDIRELFTNVKKDHKFLRRYMSDIKDYIDIMEQVNDANKKCRY
- the LOC124421684 gene encoding metacaspase-2-like isoform X2 → MVRPKSRKSGSGQSSILKAALRQPLQHVSSNVSLNQESPVTSKLKRRVSFAEKNHVKEFADSVEQGTLWNNSYEESSNQNTGQIDLNNQNHETRTNNNHSTSSDMIVSENRNLMNDSLELTECLVTMGSLKSIYTEETPLNKSISLAHQSKSNNEGNNILIESNHNINICGHKSINVHNNISSLNNMEGSDLNKTCIQDISMEVTEIPSFMKSNNILPVKCKQVLEEKENIPISNIIIKSNVPSNSTNEMNTISNKTQYFCTETLEFTECLQSTKEPLDLQQQFSKASALMNDENMINHQTQIFQNAPMEMTCAIPLTCRRNSTDQTVFFHDASMDDTMMVTSVMNKKQKLMNKNIPQIEDDNRFFRSMINSVNKTKLLDASMDITEGIYSLPHSTKVNDVTDTVTNTLNYQSSAINSETELKDDSMEFTVAATNLPQVIHNIDREKLPQVTKMNACTMSNQIRLSSENTKIFQNESMAITEPLHVLSSLNILQNDSQELKDVIMNFPRNNQDIMSPNTKIFQNMSMEITNAIANLPILPNLEKSSENIENNLNTNEKQIDVIEHGSSQENSMDFTTPVYSNPSSFTITSNKIVDTTIKNNNTFKYTNENNDIIENITTKHVNENRDYSLLQNKSNNPINEISNKNEKLEKHDCILDSIYEKTRKNHSMSETVQETNVQFNNSNSNINKSADQAADDTYISSTTYCNDDFENTENISTDNQPVKALTSLISSFVYADMIEDDSFVKTIHEVQQEIQSRENDMNSVVDIVNAQAMNTQSFEKCIIENKQIVKQSENYFKCYHEDNNTQVDDIMINKEVNNQHNSDIVSNKINEIHENIFENSINNERLIDTSTEVEVIGSDKQLHKAKKNVENNSATYIIKSKKNSDIDINEHINDHSSNNQVLCRSHVLSPTLIFTYNQNKTYIDENNIIPTADVADLTCSMNVTENYDNNSSREEVNHVVLEENIGKNNNFQEDKFSLIVKKLKIHMHSNDCIWDLYFENIDKQMIVVGFISTSLLIIIYTQNDIDTNTCMIKDINVISRLEDDENVLLSIAHKLIKEKINIEHISQLYKYEKDIIPLLNHISEDVKLILDFIFDLKQLEDMNLMEIDTECITFISRSKCMDIILKITMKVKLFDKINSSNIKVVCILGTVIENDIRELFTNVKKDHKFLRRYMSDIKDYIDIMEQVNDANKKCRY